The Manihot esculenta cultivar AM560-2 chromosome 11, M.esculenta_v8, whole genome shotgun sequence genome includes a region encoding these proteins:
- the LOC110625803 gene encoding homeobox-leucine zipper protein GLABRA 2 isoform X1, translated as MAGVEMSTTPTSRTKDFFASPTLSLSLAGIFRHANAAGAAEVLAMEVEEGEEGSGGGGRREGTVEISSENSGPMRSRSEDEFEGEGEHDDDDDAAGDGNNVKKKKKRKKYHRHTIEQIREMEAFFKESPHPDEKQRQQLSKQLALSPRQVKFWFQNRRTQIKAIQERHENSLLKTEMEKLREENKAMRETINKACCPSCGMATTSSETDTSLTTEEHHLRIENAKLKAEVEKLRAALGKYPPGGPSSCSAGSRQENRSSLDFYTGIFGLEKSRIMEVVNQAMEELIKMATAGEPLWIRSVETGREILNYDEYMKEFGVQNPSSGRPKRSIEASRETGVVFMDLPRLVQSFNDVNQWKEMFPCLISKAATVDVISNGEGFNKNGAVQLMFAEVQMLTPVVPTREIYFVRYCKQLSAEKWAIVDVSIDNVEDNIDASLVKCRKRPSGCIVEDKSNGHCKKLHFHSVQASIYSSWQSSQVTWVEHLECQKSTVHTLYRTIVNSGLAFGARHWTATLQLQCERIVFFMATNVPTKDSTGVATLAGRKSILKLAQRMTWSFCRAIGASSYHSWNKVTSKTGDDIRVSSRKNLNDPSEPIGVILCAVSSIWLPVSPSVLFDFLRDETHKTEWDIMSNGGLLQTIANLAKGQDRGNAVTIQTMNSKDNPTWVIQDCCTNAYESTVVYAPVDVNGMQSVITGCDSSNVAVLPSGFSILPDGLESRPLVISSRQEEKGTEGGSLLTMAVQILTNTSPAAKLSMEYVESVNTLMSCTLRNIKTSLQCEDS; from the exons atggCCGGCGTCGAAATGTCTACTACACCTACTTCTCGTACCAAAGACTTCTTCGCTTCTCCTACTCTCTCTCTCAGTCTT GCTGGAATATTCCGCCACGCGAATGCAGCAGGGGCGGCGGAGGTTCTTGCGATGGAGGTGGAGGAAGGGGAAGAGGGgagtggaggaggaggaagaagagaagGTACTGTTGAAATTAGCAGCGAGAACTCAGGGCCCATGAGATCGAGATCAGAGGATGAGTTTGAAGGCGAAGGAGAACatgacgatgatgatgatgctgCTGGTGATGGCAATAacgtgaagaagaagaagaagagaaagaaatatCACAGACACACCATTGAGCAAATCAGAGAAATGGAAGC GTTCTTTAAAGAGTCCCCACATCCTGATGAGAAACAAAGACAACAACTAAGCAAGCAACTAGCACTTTCCCCCAGACAAGTCAAGTTTTGGTTCCAAAATCGCAGAACTCAAATCAAG GCTATACAAGAGAGACATGAGAACTCATTATTGAAAACAGAAATGGAGAAGCTGAGAGAGGAAAATAAGGCCATGAGAGAGACCATTAATAAAGCTTGCTGCCCCAGCTGTGGAATGGCTACCACTAGTTCAGAGACAGACACTTCCTTAACAACTGAGGAACATCATTTACGTATTGAAAATGCCAAACTCAAAGCTGAG GTAGAAAAACTTCGAGCGGCTCTAGGGAAGTATCCTCCAGGTGGACCATCGTCGTGCTCCGCCGGAAGTAGGCAGGAGAACAGAAGTTCATTAGATTTTTACACTGGAATTTTCGGGCTAGAGAAGTCGAGAATTATGGAGGTTGTTAACCAAGCAATGGAAGAGCTAATAAAAATGGCCACTGCCGGTGAGCCACTGTGGATTAGGAGCGTTGAGACAGGTCGTGAAATTCTTAACTACGATGAGTACATGAAGGAGTTTGGAGTTCAAAATCCAAGCAGTGGGAGACCAAAGAGGTCCATTGAAGCCTCCAGAGAGACTGGAGTTGTGTTCATGGATCTTCCAAGACTAGTTCAGAGTTTCAATGATGTG AATCAATGGAAGGAGATGTTTCCATGCTTGATCTCAAAGGCAGCCACAGTTGATGTCATCTCCAATGGAGAAGGTTTCAATAAAAATGGAGCAGTACAGTTG ATGTTTGCAGAGGTGCAAATGCTCACACCCGTGGTGCCCACCAGAGAAATATATTTTGTCCGATATTGCAAACAACTTAGTGCAGAGAAATGGGCAATTGTTGATGTTTCTATTGACAATGTTGAAGATAATATTGATGCCTCACTTGTCAAGTGCAGAAAACGCCCATCTGGCTGCATAGTTGAGGACAAATCTAATGGTCACTGCAAG AAATTGCATTTTCATTCAGTTCAGGCTTCAATATACAGTTCATGGCAATCTTCTCAGGTGACATGGGTCGAGCACTTGGAATGCCAGAAAAGCACAGTTCATACCTTGTACCGAACCATTGTGAATAGTGGCCTAGCCTTTGGTGCAAGACACTGGACAGCAACATTGCAACTCCAGTGTGAACGGATTGTTTTCTTCATGGCAACCAATGTTCCAACAAAGGATTCTACTG GTGTTGCAACCCTAGCTGGAAGGAAAAGCATTCTGAAACTGGCTCAGAGAATGACATGGAGCTTTTGCCGTGCCATTGGAGCATCAAGCTACCATTCATGGAACAAAGTCACAAGCAAAACAGGAGATGACATAAGGGTTTCCTCCAGGAAAAACTTAAATGATCCCAGTGAACCCATTGGAGTGATCTTGTGTGCAGTTTCTTCTATATGGTTGCCAGTGTCTCCTTCTGTTCTATTCGATTTCCTGCGAGATGAAACACACAAAACTGAG TGGGATATTATGTCAAATGGAGGTCTACTACAAACCATTGCAAATTTAGCCAAAGGACAAGATAGAGGCAATGCAGTCACCATACAA ACAATGAATTCCAAGGACAATCCAACGTGGGTGATCCAAGATTGCTGCACAAATGCTTATGAATCCACAGTAGTCTATGCTCCTGTTGATGTTAATGGAATGCAATCTGTGATTACTGGATGTGATTCAAGCAACGTAGCTGTATTACCTTCAGGATTTTCAATTCTTCCTGATGGACTGGAATCAAGGCCATTGGTGATCAGTTCTAGGCAAGAGGAGAAGGGCACTGAAGGAGGATCTCTATTGACAATGGCAGTTCAAATCCTAACTAATACCTCCCCCGCAGCCAAACTAAGCATGGAATATGTGGAGTCTGTCAACACACTTATGTCCTGCACTCTGCGAAATATAAAGACAAGCTTGCAATGTGAAGATAGTTGA
- the LOC110625803 gene encoding homeobox-leucine zipper protein GLABRA 2 isoform X3, whose product MAGVEMSTTPTSRTKDFFASPTLSLSLAGIFRHANAAGAAEVLAMEVEEGEEGSGGGGRREGTVEISSENSGPMRSRSEDEFEGEGEHDDDDDAAGDGNNVKKKKKRKKYHRHTIEQIREMEAFFKESPHPDEKQRQQLSKQLALSPRQVKFWFQNRRTQIKAIQERHENSLLKTEMEKLREENKAMRETINKACCPSCGMATTSSETDTSLTTEEHHLRIENAKLKAEVEKLRAALGKYPPGGPSSCSAGSRQENRSSLDFYTGIFGLEKSRIMEVVNQAMEELIKMATAGEPLWIRSVETGREILNYDEYMKEFGVQNPSSGRPKRSIEASRETGVVFMDLPRLVQSFNDVNQWKEMFPCLISKAATVDVISNGEGFNKNGAVQLMFAEVQMLTPVVPTREIYFVRYCKQLSAEKWAIVDVSIDNVEDNIDASLVKCRKRPSGCIVEDKSNGHCKVTWVEHLECQKSTVHTLYRTIVNSGLAFGARHWTATLQLQCERIVFFMATNVPTKDSTGVATLAGRKSILKLAQRMTWSFCRAIGASSYHSWNKVTSKTGDDIRVSSRKNLNDPSEPIGVILCAVSSIWLPVSPSVLFDFLRDETHKTEWDIMSNGGLLQTIANLAKGQDRGNAVTIQTMNSKDNPTWVIQDCCTNAYESTVVYAPVDVNGMQSVITGCDSSNVAVLPSGFSILPDGLESRPLVISSRQEEKGTEGGSLLTMAVQILTNTSPAAKLSMEYVESVNTLMSCTLRNIKTSLQCEDS is encoded by the exons atggCCGGCGTCGAAATGTCTACTACACCTACTTCTCGTACCAAAGACTTCTTCGCTTCTCCTACTCTCTCTCTCAGTCTT GCTGGAATATTCCGCCACGCGAATGCAGCAGGGGCGGCGGAGGTTCTTGCGATGGAGGTGGAGGAAGGGGAAGAGGGgagtggaggaggaggaagaagagaagGTACTGTTGAAATTAGCAGCGAGAACTCAGGGCCCATGAGATCGAGATCAGAGGATGAGTTTGAAGGCGAAGGAGAACatgacgatgatgatgatgctgCTGGTGATGGCAATAacgtgaagaagaagaagaagagaaagaaatatCACAGACACACCATTGAGCAAATCAGAGAAATGGAAGC GTTCTTTAAAGAGTCCCCACATCCTGATGAGAAACAAAGACAACAACTAAGCAAGCAACTAGCACTTTCCCCCAGACAAGTCAAGTTTTGGTTCCAAAATCGCAGAACTCAAATCAAG GCTATACAAGAGAGACATGAGAACTCATTATTGAAAACAGAAATGGAGAAGCTGAGAGAGGAAAATAAGGCCATGAGAGAGACCATTAATAAAGCTTGCTGCCCCAGCTGTGGAATGGCTACCACTAGTTCAGAGACAGACACTTCCTTAACAACTGAGGAACATCATTTACGTATTGAAAATGCCAAACTCAAAGCTGAG GTAGAAAAACTTCGAGCGGCTCTAGGGAAGTATCCTCCAGGTGGACCATCGTCGTGCTCCGCCGGAAGTAGGCAGGAGAACAGAAGTTCATTAGATTTTTACACTGGAATTTTCGGGCTAGAGAAGTCGAGAATTATGGAGGTTGTTAACCAAGCAATGGAAGAGCTAATAAAAATGGCCACTGCCGGTGAGCCACTGTGGATTAGGAGCGTTGAGACAGGTCGTGAAATTCTTAACTACGATGAGTACATGAAGGAGTTTGGAGTTCAAAATCCAAGCAGTGGGAGACCAAAGAGGTCCATTGAAGCCTCCAGAGAGACTGGAGTTGTGTTCATGGATCTTCCAAGACTAGTTCAGAGTTTCAATGATGTG AATCAATGGAAGGAGATGTTTCCATGCTTGATCTCAAAGGCAGCCACAGTTGATGTCATCTCCAATGGAGAAGGTTTCAATAAAAATGGAGCAGTACAGTTG ATGTTTGCAGAGGTGCAAATGCTCACACCCGTGGTGCCCACCAGAGAAATATATTTTGTCCGATATTGCAAACAACTTAGTGCAGAGAAATGGGCAATTGTTGATGTTTCTATTGACAATGTTGAAGATAATATTGATGCCTCACTTGTCAAGTGCAGAAAACGCCCATCTGGCTGCATAGTTGAGGACAAATCTAATGGTCACTGCAAG GTGACATGGGTCGAGCACTTGGAATGCCAGAAAAGCACAGTTCATACCTTGTACCGAACCATTGTGAATAGTGGCCTAGCCTTTGGTGCAAGACACTGGACAGCAACATTGCAACTCCAGTGTGAACGGATTGTTTTCTTCATGGCAACCAATGTTCCAACAAAGGATTCTACTG GTGTTGCAACCCTAGCTGGAAGGAAAAGCATTCTGAAACTGGCTCAGAGAATGACATGGAGCTTTTGCCGTGCCATTGGAGCATCAAGCTACCATTCATGGAACAAAGTCACAAGCAAAACAGGAGATGACATAAGGGTTTCCTCCAGGAAAAACTTAAATGATCCCAGTGAACCCATTGGAGTGATCTTGTGTGCAGTTTCTTCTATATGGTTGCCAGTGTCTCCTTCTGTTCTATTCGATTTCCTGCGAGATGAAACACACAAAACTGAG TGGGATATTATGTCAAATGGAGGTCTACTACAAACCATTGCAAATTTAGCCAAAGGACAAGATAGAGGCAATGCAGTCACCATACAA ACAATGAATTCCAAGGACAATCCAACGTGGGTGATCCAAGATTGCTGCACAAATGCTTATGAATCCACAGTAGTCTATGCTCCTGTTGATGTTAATGGAATGCAATCTGTGATTACTGGATGTGATTCAAGCAACGTAGCTGTATTACCTTCAGGATTTTCAATTCTTCCTGATGGACTGGAATCAAGGCCATTGGTGATCAGTTCTAGGCAAGAGGAGAAGGGCACTGAAGGAGGATCTCTATTGACAATGGCAGTTCAAATCCTAACTAATACCTCCCCCGCAGCCAAACTAAGCATGGAATATGTGGAGTCTGTCAACACACTTATGTCCTGCACTCTGCGAAATATAAAGACAAGCTTGCAATGTGAAGATAGTTGA
- the LOC110625803 gene encoding homeobox-leucine zipper protein GLABRA 2 isoform X2, with protein MAGVEMSTTPTSRTKDFFASPTLSLSLAGIFRHANAAGAAEVLAMEVEEGEEGSGGGGRREGTVEISSENSGPMRSRSEDEFEGEGEHDDDDDAAGDGNNVKKKKKRKKYHRHTIEQIREMEAFFKESPHPDEKQRQQLSKQLALSPRQVKFWFQNRRTQIKAIQERHENSLLKTEMEKLREENKAMRETINKACCPSCGMATTSSETDTSLTTEEHHLRIENAKLKAEVEKLRAALGKYPPGGPSSCSAGSRQENRSSLDFYTGIFGLEKSRIMEVVNQAMEELIKMATAGEPLWIRSVETGREILNYDEYMKEFGVQNPSSGRPKRSIEASRETGVVFMDLPRLVQSFNDVNQWKEMFPCLISKAATVDVISNGEGFNKNGAVQLMFAEVQMLTPVVPTREIYFVRYCKQLSAEKWAIVDVSIDNVEDNIDASLVKCRKRPSGCIVEDKSNGHCKASIYSSWQSSQVTWVEHLECQKSTVHTLYRTIVNSGLAFGARHWTATLQLQCERIVFFMATNVPTKDSTGVATLAGRKSILKLAQRMTWSFCRAIGASSYHSWNKVTSKTGDDIRVSSRKNLNDPSEPIGVILCAVSSIWLPVSPSVLFDFLRDETHKTEWDIMSNGGLLQTIANLAKGQDRGNAVTIQTMNSKDNPTWVIQDCCTNAYESTVVYAPVDVNGMQSVITGCDSSNVAVLPSGFSILPDGLESRPLVISSRQEEKGTEGGSLLTMAVQILTNTSPAAKLSMEYVESVNTLMSCTLRNIKTSLQCEDS; from the exons atggCCGGCGTCGAAATGTCTACTACACCTACTTCTCGTACCAAAGACTTCTTCGCTTCTCCTACTCTCTCTCTCAGTCTT GCTGGAATATTCCGCCACGCGAATGCAGCAGGGGCGGCGGAGGTTCTTGCGATGGAGGTGGAGGAAGGGGAAGAGGGgagtggaggaggaggaagaagagaagGTACTGTTGAAATTAGCAGCGAGAACTCAGGGCCCATGAGATCGAGATCAGAGGATGAGTTTGAAGGCGAAGGAGAACatgacgatgatgatgatgctgCTGGTGATGGCAATAacgtgaagaagaagaagaagagaaagaaatatCACAGACACACCATTGAGCAAATCAGAGAAATGGAAGC GTTCTTTAAAGAGTCCCCACATCCTGATGAGAAACAAAGACAACAACTAAGCAAGCAACTAGCACTTTCCCCCAGACAAGTCAAGTTTTGGTTCCAAAATCGCAGAACTCAAATCAAG GCTATACAAGAGAGACATGAGAACTCATTATTGAAAACAGAAATGGAGAAGCTGAGAGAGGAAAATAAGGCCATGAGAGAGACCATTAATAAAGCTTGCTGCCCCAGCTGTGGAATGGCTACCACTAGTTCAGAGACAGACACTTCCTTAACAACTGAGGAACATCATTTACGTATTGAAAATGCCAAACTCAAAGCTGAG GTAGAAAAACTTCGAGCGGCTCTAGGGAAGTATCCTCCAGGTGGACCATCGTCGTGCTCCGCCGGAAGTAGGCAGGAGAACAGAAGTTCATTAGATTTTTACACTGGAATTTTCGGGCTAGAGAAGTCGAGAATTATGGAGGTTGTTAACCAAGCAATGGAAGAGCTAATAAAAATGGCCACTGCCGGTGAGCCACTGTGGATTAGGAGCGTTGAGACAGGTCGTGAAATTCTTAACTACGATGAGTACATGAAGGAGTTTGGAGTTCAAAATCCAAGCAGTGGGAGACCAAAGAGGTCCATTGAAGCCTCCAGAGAGACTGGAGTTGTGTTCATGGATCTTCCAAGACTAGTTCAGAGTTTCAATGATGTG AATCAATGGAAGGAGATGTTTCCATGCTTGATCTCAAAGGCAGCCACAGTTGATGTCATCTCCAATGGAGAAGGTTTCAATAAAAATGGAGCAGTACAGTTG ATGTTTGCAGAGGTGCAAATGCTCACACCCGTGGTGCCCACCAGAGAAATATATTTTGTCCGATATTGCAAACAACTTAGTGCAGAGAAATGGGCAATTGTTGATGTTTCTATTGACAATGTTGAAGATAATATTGATGCCTCACTTGTCAAGTGCAGAAAACGCCCATCTGGCTGCATAGTTGAGGACAAATCTAATGGTCACTGCAAG GCTTCAATATACAGTTCATGGCAATCTTCTCAGGTGACATGGGTCGAGCACTTGGAATGCCAGAAAAGCACAGTTCATACCTTGTACCGAACCATTGTGAATAGTGGCCTAGCCTTTGGTGCAAGACACTGGACAGCAACATTGCAACTCCAGTGTGAACGGATTGTTTTCTTCATGGCAACCAATGTTCCAACAAAGGATTCTACTG GTGTTGCAACCCTAGCTGGAAGGAAAAGCATTCTGAAACTGGCTCAGAGAATGACATGGAGCTTTTGCCGTGCCATTGGAGCATCAAGCTACCATTCATGGAACAAAGTCACAAGCAAAACAGGAGATGACATAAGGGTTTCCTCCAGGAAAAACTTAAATGATCCCAGTGAACCCATTGGAGTGATCTTGTGTGCAGTTTCTTCTATATGGTTGCCAGTGTCTCCTTCTGTTCTATTCGATTTCCTGCGAGATGAAACACACAAAACTGAG TGGGATATTATGTCAAATGGAGGTCTACTACAAACCATTGCAAATTTAGCCAAAGGACAAGATAGAGGCAATGCAGTCACCATACAA ACAATGAATTCCAAGGACAATCCAACGTGGGTGATCCAAGATTGCTGCACAAATGCTTATGAATCCACAGTAGTCTATGCTCCTGTTGATGTTAATGGAATGCAATCTGTGATTACTGGATGTGATTCAAGCAACGTAGCTGTATTACCTTCAGGATTTTCAATTCTTCCTGATGGACTGGAATCAAGGCCATTGGTGATCAGTTCTAGGCAAGAGGAGAAGGGCACTGAAGGAGGATCTCTATTGACAATGGCAGTTCAAATCCTAACTAATACCTCCCCCGCAGCCAAACTAAGCATGGAATATGTGGAGTCTGTCAACACACTTATGTCCTGCACTCTGCGAAATATAAAGACAAGCTTGCAATGTGAAGATAGTTGA